TCAAAGATTACAATATACATCTCATAATAATAATTTGGCAAGTACACTCAATATGGAACACAACAATATAGATGAGCTTGAAGAAATATTAAATCAAGAAGCATATCAAAAACTCGTAGAAAAAATCATATCAGCAGAAGAATTAGTAATAGTATCCTCTAGAATGTCAGCAACATTACTTCCTTATACAAGCTACATTTTAAATAAAATAAGAAATAATGTAGTTATGGTAACCCCAGACAGTCCACTTTGGAACACCCTAGAACTTAGAGATAAAGAGAAAACTTTAATACTTACAATAATGTTTCCAAGATACCCTAATGATTTAATAAAAAAGTTGGAAATATTAAAAAGAGAAGGTTTCTCTATCACCGCTATAACCGATAGTATTATATCTCCGGTTACTAGCTTAGCAGATCCAGTTATAAACATTCCTATAACAACTTCATCGATATTTGATATTTATAGTACACCTATTTTATTTATAAATTTGCTTTTAAGGGATGTAGCAAATGGAATCGAGGGACTCAGTAAAAGGATTGATAAGTTAGAGAAATTTGAAAATGAGAGTAACATTTACTATAAAAATACAAGGAGTTAATAAAATGAAAAAAATTTATAAACCATCTATTGTATATTATGAAGACAATTTTCAAGAGGAAAAAGGTGTTTTAGAAGAAAACGGAGAGATATTAGAAGTTACTTCTTTTGAAGAGCTTTTATCAAAATATAAGGATGCAGAAGTTGTAGAGTGGAATGAAAATATAATGGTTCCAGGTACAACAAATATACATAACCATTCATTTCAAAGCTTACTTCGTGGAATTGCAGCAGATAAACCATTTTTAGAGTGGAGGGATAAATCACTTTATGCATTTTCTCCTAAGTTATCCGCTGAGGATTTATATACTGGTGCAGTATTTGCCTTTGGAGAAATGCTTAAGTATGGTGTTACTTCAGTAAGTGATTTCTTTTATGTACACAATGATGGAGTAGAGAGTGATGAGGCAATTATTAAAGCAGCTAAAGATGTAGGTATTAGATTAGTGCTTGCTAGAACAATGTATGATTGGGATGGAGCACCAAAGGGATACGTTGAAACAATAGACGAAGCTGTAAAAAATGTTAAGAACTTAGCAGTAAAGTATCAAGGAAATGACATGGTAAAAATAGTTCCAGCGCCACACAGTCTGCATGCAGCATCAGTAGATATGGTTAAAGCAGGACATAAACTGGCAAAAGAACTTGGCACAAATTATCATATACACATAGCAGAGGAGCCTTTTGAAGTTGAGCAGGTACAGAAGGAATTTGGTTTAAGACCTGTTGAGCTTTTAAACAAAATAGGTGTACTTGATAAAAGTATGGTTGGAATCCACTGCGTATGGCTTAATGATACCGAAATAAAGTTAATGGGAGATAACAAAGCTAAGCTTGCCTATTGTCCTTCAAGTAACATGTTTTTAGCAGATGGAGTAACTGATATTCCAGCAATGATGAAAGCTGGAGTTGAAATAGGTTTTGGGTCAGATGGAGCCTGCAGCAATAATAGAATAAGCATATTTGAAGAAATGAGAATGTGTGCACTGCTTCAAAAGGTTACAAAGCTAGATTCCTTATGCGTTAACTATAAGGATGTATTTTCTATGGGAACAGAAATTGGAGGAAAAATACTTCAGCTTCCTGTTGGAAAAATTGAAAAAGGTTATAAAGCAGATTTCGTTGGAATTAATAAAAATGACATGTCAATGCAGCCAATATTTAATTCAGGTGAACAAATTATGCCTAACATAGTTTATTCAATGCAGCCATGTGCTATTGATCATGTTGTAGTTGATGGAAAAGAAAGAGTTAGAAAAGGTGAAATATTAACTGTTTCTGAAAGCAAAATAGTTAAGGATGTTCAAAAATTAATGAGTAAACTTGAAAAATAAAATTAGCTCTTTTTTAGGTAAAGAGGTGTGAAGATGGAAAATATTAAACCTAATTTGGATAGGTTAAAAGAGGATATAGAAAAAATAGCTTCGTTCATAGATAATAGTAAACTTGGACATACGAGAAGAGGCTTTACAAAAGAATATAAAGAAGCAAGAGTATGGCTCAGAGAAAAAATGGAGGCAGCAGGACTTAAAACCTCTGTGGATGCCGCTGCAAATATTATTGGAAGGCTAAAAGGAACTGATGAAAGCTTAAAGCCAATAATGATAGGTTCTCATACAGATACCGTAGAAAATGGCGGTATGTATGATGGAACTATAGGAGTTTTGGGTGGTATAGAGGTTGTTAGAATTCTTAAGGAAAAGGGAATAAAACTTAGACATCCATTGGAGATAGTTGATTTTACATCAGAAGAACCAAGTGAATTTGGATTATCAACTATAGGCAGTAAGGGAATGATAGGTGGCTTATCTGAAGAAATGCTTCAAAGAAAGGATAGCTTAGGAAGAGTGCTTTCTCATGCTATTGATGATTTAGGCGGAAACCATAAGGAAATAAAAAAACTTTCTAGAAAAAAGGGAAGTGTGGCTTTGTATCTTGAATTACACAATGAGCTTGGACCTGTTTTAGATAAAAAAAAGTGTCCACTGGGAGTTGTCACAGGAATTGTCGGAATTCATAGATATAAAGTAATAGTTACAGGTGAGGCTAATCATGCAGGTACAACGCCAATGAACATGAGATATGATGCACTAACCTTTACAAGTGAACTTATATTAAAGCTTCAGCATATATGCATGGAAAAAAATAGCGATGATGTAGTTGGAACTGTTGGAAAATTAAATGTAGAACCTAATGCATCAAATGTAATACCAGGAAAATGTGAATTCGAGTTTGAGGTTAGAGCTCTTCATAATGAAGTTATAGATGAAATTACAGCTGAATTTATTTATGAAGCTCAAGGGTTATCAGAGAAGAGAAATATAAATATTAAATTTGATAACATATCGAAATCAAGTTCTGTAATTATAGATGAAAAAATAAAAGAAGTTTTAAAGAAAAGCTGTGATAAGGCAGCAGAAACCATGTATCTCCCAAGTGGAGCAGGGCATGATGCTAATCATATATATGAAATTGCACCAGTTGGTATGATTTTTGTACCAAGTAAAGATGGGAAAAGTCATTGCCCTGAAGAATACACTTCATATGAAGAAATTGAGATAGGAGTAGAAGCTCTTATAAATGCATTATTAAATTTTGATGAAAGTTGGAGGTAGGAAAATGAATTTTAATGAAAAAGCAAAAGTATCAATGGACATAAAATTAGATGATGAATTACCTAAGATGCCTAAATTTCAAGAAGGAATTAGAAGAGCACCAGATAGAGGATATACTTTAAATGAAGCTCAAACAGAAACTGCTCTTAAAAATGCACTTAGATACATTAATCCTAAATATCATGAAAAGCTAATACCAGAATTCTTAGAGGAGTTAAAAACAAGAGGAAGAATTTATGGATATAGATTTAGACCAGAGGGAAGAATTTACGGAAAACCAATAGATGAATACAAGGGTAAATGCATAGAGGGTAAGGCTTTTCAGGTTATGATAGAAAATAATCTAGATTTTGAGGTGGCTTTATATCCATATGAATTAGTTACTTACGGTGAGACAGGAAGTGTGTGTCAAAACTGGATGCAGTATAGACTTATAAAAAAATATCTTGAGGTAATGGAAAAAGACCAAACTTTAGTAGTTGAATCAGGGCATCCACTAGGTTTATTTAGAACAAGAGAAAATGCACCTAGAGTTATAATAACTAATGCGCTTATGGTTGGAATGTTTGACAACTTAGATGATTGGGAAGTTGCAGAACAAATGGGAGTTGCAAACTATGGACAAATGACAGCTGGTGGTTGGATGTATATAGGACCTCAAGGAATAGTTCACGGAACTTATAACACTCTTTTAAATGCGGGACGAATGAAGCTTGGAATTCCAAACGACGGAGATTTAAGAGGACATTTATTCATAACTTCAGGTCTTGGGGGAATGAGTGGTGCTCAACCAAAAGCTGTTGAAATATCAAACGGAGTTGGAATTGTTGCAGAGGTAGATGAATCAAGAATAAAAACAAGACTAGACCAAGGTTGGGTAGGAATGCAGTCTTCAGATTTAGACGAAATATTTAGAGTAGTTCATGAGCACATAGAAAACAAAACAGCTATATCAATTGCATATCACGGAAATATAGTTGATTTACTTGAATATGTAGTTAAAAATGATATAAAGGTTGAATTAATGTCAGACCAAACCTCTTGTCATGCTGTTTATGATGGAGGATACTGTCCACAGGGACTTACATTTGAAGAAAGAACAGAACTTTTAAGCAAAGACAGAGAAAAGTTTAAGGAGCTTGTAGATAAGAGTTTAAGACATCACTATGAACTTATTAAGGCTTGCTGCAACAAAGGTACTTATTTCTTTGATTATGGTAACTCTTTCTTAAAGGCAGTTTATGATGCTGGAGTAAAGGAAATATCTAAAAATGGAGTAGATGATAAGGATGGATTCGTACTTCCATCATATGTAGAGGATATCATGGGACCACAATTATTTGATTATGGTTATGGACCATTCAGATGGGTATGTTTAAGTGGAACAGATGAAGATTTAATAAAGACAGACCATGCAGCAATGGAATGCATAGATCCAAACAGAAGATATCAAGATAGAGATAATTACAACTGGATAAGAGACGCTGAAGAAAACAAATTAGTAGTTGGAACTAAGGCTAGAATTCTTTATCAAGATGCTGAAGGAAGAAAGGACATAGCGCTTAAGTTTAACGAAATGGTTAGAAATGGTGAAGTAGGACCAGTTATGATAGGAAGAGATCATCATGATGTAAGTGGAACAGATTCACCATTTAGAGAAACTGCAAACATAAAAGATGGAAGTAATGTAATGGCTGATATGGCTATTCAATGTTATGCAGGAAACGCAGCAAGAGGAATGAGTTTAGTTGCCCTTCATAATGGCGGCGGTGTTGGTATAGGAAAATCTATAAATGGTGGTTTTGGTCTTGTACTTGATGGAAGCGAAAGAATAGATGAAATAATAAAAAGCGCAATCCTTTGGGATGTTATGGGCGGTGTTGCAAGAAGAAGCTGGGCTAGGAATGAGCATTCTATAGAGACAGCTATTGAATTTAACGAAAGATATAAAGGTGAAAACCAAGTGACAATACCATATGTAGTTGATGAAAATCTTATAAAGAAAATTAAGTAGGTAATGTTAATTATGAAAAATATAGTGATTTTAAATTCTAGTGAAATTGCAACACCTATTGGAAATACTGCAAAATTTGGTTCACAAATGAACAATCTTAAGGTAATAAAAAATGGAGCAGTTGTAATAAAAAATGGAATAATTGAGGAAGTTTGTACAACAGAAGAGGTTTTAAAAAAGTATAATTTAGATGAATTTGAAGTTATTGATGCTCATAATAAATGTATTCTTCCTGGTTTTGTAGACTCTCATACCCATTTTATTTTTGGGGGCTACAGACCAGAGGAATTCTTTATGAGATTAAATGGCGCAAGTTATATGGATATAATGAGAGCTAAAGGTGGTATACAAAATACCGTTAACGCTACTCGAAAAAGTTCTTTTGGAGAATTATATAAAGTAGGTTATGAACGACTGAATTCAATGCTTCAGTTTGGAATAACAACTGTAGAAGGAAAAAGTGGATATGGCTTAGACTTAGATACAGAAATAAGACAGCTTGAGGTAATGAAAAAATTAAATGAAGAGCACTATGTAGATATAGCTAGTACATTTTTAGGAGCTCATGCGGTTCCGTTAGAGTATGAAGGAAGAAATGAAGAATACATAGATTTTATAATAGATAAGGTTTTGCCAGTAGTTAAAGAAAAAGAACTTGCAGAATTTTGTGATGTATTCTGTGAAGATGATGTAATATCTATAGAGTTGTCAGAGAAACTTTTAAGTAAAGCAAAAGAAATGGGTTTTGTAGCAAAAATTCATGCTGATGAAATTGTAAGTCTTGGTGGTGCTGAGCTTGCAGGAAAGCTTAAGGCAGTGTCAGCAGACCATCTTTTATGTGCATCAGACCCAGGGATAAAAAGTCTTTATGAAAATAAAGTTGTTGCAACACTTCTTCCCTCAACTGCTTTTTGCTTAAACAAACCTTATGCTAATGCTAGAAAGATGATTGACAGCGGTTGTAGTGTGGCTTTAGCTAGTGATTTTAATCCTGGAAGCTGCTTTACTAATTCGGTGCCGTTAATGTTTGCACTAGCTTGTATACACATGAGTATGACAGCTGAGGAGGCTATAACAGCCTTTACTTTAAATGGGGCGGCAGCACTTAACAGGGCAGACAGAGTAGGAAGTATTGAAAAAGGAAAAGCTGCAGATTTAGTTATATTAAAATATCCGGATTTTAAATACCTTGTTTATAATACCGGTGTAAATATAGTAGATATCGTAATAAAGAATGGAAAGGTAGTTAAATAAAATTGGAAGGGAATTTTCCCTTTCCAATTTATATCTAGTATGTTTTCAAACATGCCTATATGTGTTATAATACCTTAGTGATTTAATACCTTAGCACTTTAACACGATAAATTGAAAAAATATTTATAGAATACATAGTTTATATAAAAACAAAAGAAGGGGGCAATTTTAGTGGCTATAAAAGCAAGAGAAGATCAACCTAGTGAATTAAAAAGAAGTTTAAAAACACGTCATATGAACATGATTGCCATTGGAGGATCAATTGGAACGGGATTATTTTTTACTAGCGGAAATACAATAAGTACAGCAGGGCCAGGTGGTGCAATTGCAGCCTATGCTATTATGGGGATACTTGTATATTTTTTAATGACATCATTAGGAGAAATGGCAACAATGCTGCCAAACTCTGGTTCATTTGAAACTTATGCATCAAAATTTGTTGATCCGGCATTAGGGTTTGCTTTAGGATGGAATTATTGGTTTAACTGGGCAATTACTGTTGCAGCAGAATTAGTTGCTGCGGGGCTGGTTATTAAATTTTGGTTACCGAATACGGGAACAACTATTTGGAGTATAGGATTCTTAGTGATTCTATTTGGATTAAATCTATTATCAGCAAAGGCCTACGGTGAAGGAGAATACTGGTTTGCAAGCATAAAGGTTATAACAATTATTGTATTTCTTGTAGCTGGTATACTTATAATATTTGGAATAATGGGGGGACATAGTGTAGGCTTTCATAACTGGGTACTTAAGGATGGAAAGGGTAATTCAGCACCATTTGTAGGCGGGGGAATCGCAATACTTATGAGTTTTTTAACAGCGGGTTTTTCTTTTGCAGGTACAGAAGTAGTTGGTTTGGCAGCAGGAGAATCTGAGAATCCTGAAAAAGACGTACCGAAAGCGATAAATTCAGTGTTTTGGAGAATACTTATTTTCTATATAGGTGCAATTATTGTTATTGGATTTATCATTCCATTTAATGATCCTAATTTACTGAAAAATGGTGTTTCAGATATAGCTTATAGTCCATTTACTATAGTATTTCAAAGATCAGGAATTGCTTTTGCAGCGTCAGTAATGAATGCAGTTATATTAACATCTGTGCTTTCTTGTGGTAATTCAGGACTTTATGCAGGTTCACGTATGCTTTTTGCTATGGCTAAAGAGGGAAAAGCACCAAAAGTTTTGGGTAAATTAAATAAAAGAGGAGTACCATTAAATGCACTTATTTTCACATCAGTTATAGCATCATCAGCATTTTTAGCATCGCTTATAGGAGACGGTAAAATTTATTCTATCCTTTATAATTTATCTGGAATAACAACCTTTATAACCTGGTTGGGAATAGCAATTTGTCACTATAGATTTAGAAAAGCATATGTTATGCAAGGAAACAAGGTTGAGGACCTAAAATATAAAGCTTTATGGTATCCTTTTGGGCCTATATTTGCAATGATTCTTTGTACTATTGTATTGTTTGGGGCTAATATATGGATTTTCCAGGCAAAAGCCTTTAGTTGGTTTGATTTCATAACTAATTATGGAAGTATTCCGTTATTTATATGCTTCTATTTTGCATATAAAAAAATGCATAAAACAAAGATAGTTTCTTTAAAGGAATGTGATTTTGAATAAAAGATAGAAGGTAATAAAATGAATGTAGAAATAATAAAAAAAGAAAACTACAATGTGTCAGAGTGGTCAGGTGGAAAAACCACAGAATTATATATCTATCCTACAACTTCAAAGTATAATGATAGAAACTTTATGTGGAGAATAAGTGCGGCTACTGTGGATGTACTTGAGTCTAATTTTACAAGTCTCCCTGGATTTGCAAGAAAATTAATGGTTACAGAAGGAGAGACAATTTTAGAACACTCCGGAAAATATAAGATAGTTTTAAAGCCCTTTGATAAGGATAGTTTTATGGGAGATTTTGAAACTAAAAGCTATGGAAAAGCCTCGGATTTTAATTTGATGACCTCTAGTGCTTGTAGCGGAGATATAAATTTAATATCAGTTGAACCTTTTAGCAAAATTAAAGTAGAAAATAAGAGTTTAGGTAAGGTAATGGAAAGTTTTTATTTTTTAAATGGAAAAGCTGAAGTTAAATTTCAAGATAAAGAGTTTAAGTTAGATGAAAAAGATTTATTTTATATAGATTACGAAAAAAATGATGCTAAAATTGAAGTATTTATAATAAATAGAAGCAATGAAGAGTTAAAGGTAATAAGAACCATAGTTTTAATGTCTTAGTTTAATATACATTTTAAATTTTTGTTGACAATATATTCTGAATATTATATAATTACTTTAAAATTTAGTTGATACAAGTCTGTGAATAGAAGTAGTAGCTATAAGAAATTAGTTTAAGCGAGTCGGGTTAGTGTGAGCCGGTACTGTAGCTTGTAGTGAATGGATCTATGAGACGATGTTGTGAAAGTTTTTAGTAGCGACATTCGGAAAGTCTACCGTTAAAAGGACAGGATATCGAAATTATATATTTCCGTATCTGAGAGAGATAATCTATTATTTATTTACTTAGATTAAAATGGGTGGCACCACGGACCACTTCGTCCCATATTAGGATGAAGTGGTTTTTTTGCGTTTAATTAAATTTAGAATTGTAGATTCTTAACTCATAGATTTGTAAAAACATAATAATTTGAAAATTTTTAATATTCGAAAAGAATAGGAGCGTGCATTATGTGTAATATTTCAAAGGAGCAGTTTGAGGCTAAAAAAAGAATGGGAAAAGCCTTTCAAGTCATATATGAGGAAAATGGAGATGAATTAACTCCAATATCTATTTTTTATAATATTAAGGGTGAGAAAAAATTTTTGCTTGAGAGTAACTTATTTTCTAGAACAAATGGAAAATATTCTTTTATAGGTGCGAAGCCTTATGCAGTAATAAAAGGGTATAGTAATTATACTGAAATTTGTAAAAATGAGCGTATTGAAAAGGTAAAAGATAGATTTTTAGAGGTTGCAAGAAGGTTTACTGAAGAAGGGAAAATAGAAAAAAATAAATATTCGTTTTCGGGCGGAGGAGTTGGGTATGTAGGATATGATGTGATAAAGCAGTATGAGAAAATATCAGGTAATAATAAGGATGATTTAAACATTCCAGAAGCTATTCTAATGTTTTATAAAATAATTATTTGTTATGATCACGTAAAAAACAATGTTGTTTATATTTACAATGTTTTTGAAGATGATAATAAAACCTATGAAGAAATAAAGAAAGAATTTTTTGAATTAAGTGAAAATTTAAAAAACAATAAAGAAATGCATGAACTTCCGGAAAGTAAAACTCCAGCTAATATAACCTCTAATTTTACTAAGGATGAATTTTGTGAAATGGTAAAAAAAGCACAGGAATACATAGTTAAAGGAGATATTTTTCAAATGGTTCCCTCTCAAAGATTTTCAATGGATATAAAAGAAAAACCATTTAATGTGTATAGAAGGCTCAGAAGTAAAAATCCATCACCATATCTTTTTTATATAGATTTTGGAGAATTTCAAATTACAGGTTCATCACCTGAAAGCTTGGTATGCGTGTTTGATGATACAGTAATAACTAATCCAATAGCAGGGACAAGGCCTAGAGGAAAAGATGAAGAAGAGGATATAAGACTTAAAAATGAACTTATAAATGATGAAAAGGAAATAGCAGAACATTCGATGCTTTTAGATTTAGCGAGAAACGATATAGGAAAAATAAGTGAGTTTGGCACAGTTAATGTGGATAAGTTCATGGAAATTGAATTGTATTCACATGTTATGCACATAGTGTCTAAAGTTTCAGGAACTCTTAAAAAGGAATATGACTGCTTTGAAGCATTAAAATCGTGTCTTCCTGCGGGTACGGTATCTGGGGCACCTAAAATAAGAGCTATGGAAATAATAGATGAGCTTGAAAACACTAAAAGAGGCTGCTATGCAGGTGCAGTAGGATACTTCTCTTATGATGGAAATATGGATACATGTATTGCTATAAGAACGCTTGTTATAAAGGGAGGAAAAGCCTATGCACAGGCTGGTGGTGGAGTTGTGTATGATTCCATTCCAGAAAATGAGTTTGAAGAGAGCATGAATAAATCTAAAATTCTTAAGGAAGTGATATAAATGATTTTAATAATAGATAATTATGATTCTTTTACGTATAACTTGTATCAATATGTAGGCGAAATATACAAAAATGTAGAGGTAGTTAGAAATGATGAGATTTCTATAGAAGGGATAAGAGAAATGAAACCAGAAGGCATAATAATATCTCCGGGACCAGGCAATCCTAGTGAGGCCGGAATTTCTGTAGAGGTGGTTGAAAAATTAGGGAAGGATATACCCATTTTGGGAATTTGTCTTGGACATCAATCCATAGCACAAGCTTTCTCTGGCAGAGTAATTGGAGCACCTACAATTATGCATGGCAAAACTTCTGTAATAAAGCATGATGCTAAAGATATTTTTGAGGGAGTAAAAAATCCTTTAAAGGTTATGAGATATCATTCTCTAATTGCTGAAAAGGCTACCTTGAGTAGTGAATTAACTGTAACAGCTGAAACTAATGATGGAATTATAATGGCAGTAAAACATAAAAAATACAAAATATATGGAATTCAATTCCATCCGGAATCCTATTTTACTGAAGAAGGCAGAAAAATAATAAGAAACTTTTTAGGGGGAATTTGTAATGTTAAAGGATGCTGTTAAAAAAATTATACAATTTGATAATTTAAGTGAAGCAGAAGCTTATGATGCGGTAAATGAAATCATGGAAGGCCGAGAGAGTGAAATAGATATAGCAGCGTTTTTGACAGCTTTTAGAATGAAGGGAGAAGAAGTAGAAGAGATATTAGGCTGTGCTAAGGCTATGAAAGATCATGCACCAAAGATTCAGGTTGATGACTTATACACAATAGATACCTGCGGAACAGGTGGAGATGGTGGAAAAACCTTCAATGTATCAACCTGTGCTAGTATAATTGCAGCAGCAGGTGGTGTTAAAATAGCTAAGCATGGCAATAGAGCTGGATCAAGTAAAAGTGGCAGTGCAGATGTACTCAAAGAGCTTGGAATAAATATAGAATTAGAACCAGAAGAGGTTGAGGAAGGGATTAGGGAAAAAGGAATGGCATTTATATTTGCTCAAAGTTATCACAAAGCAATGAAAAATGTTGCAGGAGTAAGAAAATCACTTGGTTTCAAAACTATATTTAATTTGTTAGGTCCTCTTACTAATCCTTGCAACATAAAAGGACAGGTTCTTGGAGTTTTTGATCAAAAATTAGCTCATCCTATAGCAGAAGTACTTCTTAAATTTGGACGTGAAAGAGCATTAGTATTAAATGGTTGTGATGGTTTGGATGAGATAACTACAACAGGCTTTACTTTTATAAGTGAAATAAAAGAGGGAAAGATAAAAGATTATATAATAAGACCTGAAGATTTTGGTATTAAGCGTTCAATAATTGAAGATATAAGTGGAGGAACACCAAAAGAGAATGCTGAAATAATAATTAATATATTAAAAGGTGAAAAGGGACATAAAAGAGATATAGTTGTGCTTAATACAGCAGCGGCACTTTATGTAGGAAAAGTTTGTGAAAGTCTAAAGGATGGTACAAAGATGGCTGAAAAACTTATAGATAGTGGCGCAGCACTTAGAAAATATGAGGAACTTAAATAGGAGGAGATTTACTTGATACTTGATGATATTGTTTATGATAAAAAGCTTCAGCTTATAGAGGATAAAAAAGTACTTAGTTTAGAACAGATAAAAGCTGAACTTAAGACTTTAAATTTAAAGAAAAGAGATTTTAAAAAAGCATTAAAAAAAGAAAATATATCAATAATAGCAGAGATAAAGAAAGCATCACCTTCTAAGGGGGTAATAAGAGAGGATTTTAATCCTTTAGATATAGGAGAAATTTATGAAAAGATAGACATAGATGCTGTGTCGATTTTAACA
The Clostridium felsineum DSM 794 DNA segment above includes these coding regions:
- the trpD gene encoding anthranilate phosphoribosyltransferase, coding for MLKDAVKKIIQFDNLSEAEAYDAVNEIMEGRESEIDIAAFLTAFRMKGEEVEEILGCAKAMKDHAPKIQVDDLYTIDTCGTGGDGGKTFNVSTCASIIAAAGGVKIAKHGNRAGSSKSGSADVLKELGINIELEPEEVEEGIREKGMAFIFAQSYHKAMKNVAGVRKSLGFKTIFNLLGPLTNPCNIKGQVLGVFDQKLAHPIAEVLLKFGRERALVLNGCDGLDEITTTGFTFISEIKEGKIKDYIIRPEDFGIKRSIIEDISGGTPKENAEIIINILKGEKGHKRDIVVLNTAAALYVGKVCESLKDGTKMAEKLIDSGAALRKYEELK
- a CDS encoding anthranilate synthase component II, giving the protein MILIIDNYDSFTYNLYQYVGEIYKNVEVVRNDEISIEGIREMKPEGIIISPGPGNPSEAGISVEVVEKLGKDIPILGICLGHQSIAQAFSGRVIGAPTIMHGKTSVIKHDAKDIFEGVKNPLKVMRYHSLIAEKATLSSELTVTAETNDGIIMAVKHKKYKIYGIQFHPESYFTEEGRKIIRNFLGGICNVKGCC
- the trpE gene encoding anthranilate synthase component I; translation: MCNISKEQFEAKKRMGKAFQVIYEENGDELTPISIFYNIKGEKKFLLESNLFSRTNGKYSFIGAKPYAVIKGYSNYTEICKNERIEKVKDRFLEVARRFTEEGKIEKNKYSFSGGGVGYVGYDVIKQYEKISGNNKDDLNIPEAILMFYKIIICYDHVKNNVVYIYNVFEDDNKTYEEIKKEFFELSENLKNNKEMHELPESKTPANITSNFTKDEFCEMVKKAQEYIVKGDIFQMVPSQRFSMDIKEKPFNVYRRLRSKNPSPYLFYIDFGEFQITGSSPESLVCVFDDTVITNPIAGTRPRGKDEEEDIRLKNELINDEKEIAEHSMLLDLARNDIGKISEFGTVNVDKFMEIELYSHVMHIVSKVSGTLKKEYDCFEALKSCLPAGTVSGAPKIRAMEIIDELENTKRGCYAGAVGYFSYDGNMDTCIAIRTLVIKGGKAYAQAGGGVVYDSIPENEFEESMNKSKILKEVI